CTTCCCCGTGGTCCACGCGGGGCAGACGTCTTGGCAGCGGCCGCATTCCGTGCACGAGAAGAGGTCGAGCGTCTGCTTCCTCGTGAGGTCGGTGGCGACCCCGGCGCCGAAGCGCATCTCCTCCTCGGGACCTTCGAGGTCGATGCGCAGAGGCGTCAGGTGTCCGCTCGGCGCCCCCTTCGCGAGCCACACGTTGGGCGCCGCGGTGACGATGTGCAGATGCTTGGAGCCTGGCAGGTAGACGAGGAAGCCGAGCACGAGCAGCAGGTGCAGCCAGACGAGGACCCGCTCGGCCACCTCGAGGGTGCCCCTCGACACACCGTCGATCGAGTCGGCGAGCCATCCGGTGATGGGGCCTTCGACGTGGACGAGCCCGAGCGCCACGCGGGTCGCCTGCCACAGCAGCAGCGACACGACGATCGCGGTGATCATCAGCAGGATGCGGTCGGCCTCCTCGAGGTGTGAGCCTCGGAACCGGTCGGGGCGCTGGACCTTACGGATCCACACCGCGACGGTGACTCCGGCGAGCACGCCGATGGCGAACACATCGACGATCCAAGCGAACCAGGTCGTGTCGCCGATCAGCGGAAGGTGACCGTGCGGATCCACGATCGCGACCGCGGCCTCCACGATGGTCGGCAGCAGCACGACGAAACCCCAGAAGATCGCGGCGTGCATCAGGCCCGGCACGAGCCGCTGGAAGAGCTTTCGCTGCCCCACGACCTCGACGAGCTCGCGACGAACTCGGTCGCCGCCGGCCCCTGCCCACTCGGGATCGTCGGGCCGCGCGGCGCGCAGGGTTGCGACCCGGGGTGCGGCCCGACGCCAGGCGAGCACGCCCGCGGCGGCGATCGCCGCGAACAGCAGCGCCACGCTCAGCGCCCGGTCCGTCGGCGGACCTCCTCCGTGAGCGCGGGCAGCACCTGGAAGAGGTCGCCGACGACGCCGAGGTCGGCCATCTTCAAGATCGGCGCCTCGGGGTCCTTCGTGATGGCCACGATCCGGCGCGAGCCCTTCATGCCGACCGCATGCTGCAGCGCCCCGCTGATGCCGGCCGCGAGGTACACCTCGGGCTTCACGGTGGCGCCCGTCTGCCCGATCTGCAGCGCGTAAGGCACCCACCCGGCGTCGACCGCGGCTCGCGAGGCGCCGATCGCGGTATCTCCGATCGCCCCGGCCAGCTCCTCGAGCAACCGGAAGCCCTCGGGGCCGCCCAAGCCACGTCCCCCGGCGACCACGACCTTCGCGTCGTCGAGGCTCGGACCCGTGGCGCCCGGATCTGTCCGTGAGAGCACGCTCGCCGATACGAACCCGGCGGGCTCGACCACGTCCACGATGACGACCTCGGCCGTGCCGCCCACGGCAGCGGGCTCGAAGGACCGAGGGCGCATCAGCACGAGGTGTGGGCGGGGCCCCGCGAGGTCGACATCGACGACCGTGGTGCCTCCGAGGATCTCGGCACGTGCCCGGTCGATGGTCGGCAGGTCCACCGCGTTCGCCATCACCGTCGAGCCCGTCAGCGCCTGCACACGACCCGCGACGTCGCGGGCGCGGTACGACGACGGGAAGAGCACGACGTCGGGCGAGTCTCGGGCGATGAGGGCAACGAGCGTGTGGGCGGCCACGCGCGAGGTGGGTTCCTCGAGTCGATCGTCGTCGCTGGCGTACACGCGGATGGCGCCATGCTCGCCCAGCGCGGCGACAGCGTCGGTAGCTCGGGGACCGAACGCAACGGCACCGATCTCGCCCCCGAGCTCCCGGGCCTTCGTCAGGAGCTCGAGTGCCGAGCTCGCGAGACCGTCGGACGTCAGGTCGGCCCAGATCCACACGCCCGTCACCTCAGATCACCCGGGCCTCTTCGAGCAGGTCGGCGATCTCGGCGGCCGCGTCGGGACCGGCCTCGATCACTCGGCCGCCAGCCTTCTCGGGCGCGGTTCCGACGCCGGTCACCGACTGCGTCGACCGGATCTCGTCGGCGACGAGGCCCAGCTCCGTCAGCGACGGGCGGTCGACCGGCTTCGACTTCGCCGCCATCACCCCTTTGAGGCTCGGGTAGCGCGGGGCCGCCACACCCGTGGTCGAGGTGACGAGCGCCGGCAGCGGGCAAGCCAGAGCCTCCGAGCCGGAGGCCGTCTGGCGCTCCGCCTGGAGCTCGGCCCCGTCGATCACATCGAACGAAGTTGCGAACGTGACGCTCGGCAGTTCCAGGAGTTCGGCGAGCGTGATCGGCAACGTGCCCGTGTAGCCGTCGGTCGACTCGACGGCCGCCACGACCAGGTCGATCGGCCCGAGGCGGCGGATCGCCGCGGCGAGCACCCGTGCGGTGACCAGCGTGTCCGAACCTCTGAGGGCCGGATCGGTGATGAGGACCGCGCGCGCAGCCCCCATCGCGAGCCCGCGTTGCACGGCCGCCACGGCGATCTCGGGCCCCATCGACACGATCGTGACCTCCCCGCCATCGCGTTCCACGAGCTGGAGCGCACGTTCGAGGCCGTACTCGTCGCCGGGGTCGAGCGCGCCGTCGGCACCCTCGCGCACGAGCAGGTGGTCGGTTCCGAGCGTCGGTGTGCCCTGCGGCTCCGGCACCCACTTCACGAGTACTGCGACGTTCACGCCGTGATGC
This genomic stretch from Actinomycetota bacterium harbors:
- a CDS encoding electron transfer flavoprotein subunit alpha/FixB family protein → MWIWADLTSDGLASSALELLTKARELGGEIGAVAFGPRATDAVAALGEHGAIRVYASDDDRLEEPTSRVAAHTLVALIARDSPDVVLFPSSYRARDVAGRVQALTGSTVMANAVDLPTIDRARAEILGGTTVVDVDLAGPRPHLVLMRPRSFEPAAVGGTAEVVIVDVVEPAGFVSASVLSRTDPGATGPSLDDAKVVVAGGRGLGGPEGFRLLEELAGAIGDTAIGASRAAVDAGWVPYALQIGQTGATVKPEVYLAAGISGALQHAVGMKGSRRIVAITKDPEAPILKMADLGVVGDLFQVLPALTEEVRRRTGR
- a CDS encoding electron transfer flavoprotein subunit beta/FixA family protein, coding for MNVAVLVKWVPEPQGTPTLGTDHLLVREGADGALDPGDEYGLERALQLVERDGGEVTIVSMGPEIAVAAVQRGLAMGAARAVLITDPALRGSDTLVTARVLAAAIRRLGPIDLVVAAVESTDGYTGTLPITLAELLELPSVTFATSFDVIDGAELQAERQTASGSEALACPLPALVTSTTGVAAPRYPSLKGVMAAKSKPVDRPSLTELGLVADEIRSTQSVTGVGTAPEKAGGRVIEAGPDAAAEIADLLEEARVI